One Sphaerisporangium krabiense DNA segment encodes these proteins:
- a CDS encoding thiolase family protein, which produces MDSAFIYAAARTPFGRFNGALAGVRPDDLAATALRGVLAKLPRLDPAKIGDVVWGNANGAGEDNRNVGRMAALLAGLPVTVPATTVNRLCGSSLDAAMIGSRTIESGDAGIVVTGGVESMTRAPWVLPKPSRAFPAGDMTAVSTTLGWRLVNPRMPQEWTVSLGEANEQLRERFSISRERQDAFAARSHVLADAAWNAGFYDDLVIPVEDAGLTRDEGIRPGTTPEILAGLKPAFRPDGTITAGNASPLNDGASAVVLGSEAAADHVGADPIARVAGRGATALEPQMFGYAPVEAANQALRRAGIGWDDVGAVELNEAFAVQSLVCLDAWKIDPEIVNTKGGAIAIGHPLGASGGRVLGTLAQVLRERRERWGVAAICIGVGQGLAVVLENVSAS; this is translated from the coding sequence ATGGATTCGGCCTTCATCTACGCCGCGGCGCGCACGCCGTTCGGCAGGTTCAACGGCGCGCTCGCCGGGGTCCGCCCGGACGACCTGGCGGCCACCGCGTTGCGCGGCGTCCTGGCCAAGCTCCCGCGGCTCGATCCCGCGAAGATCGGCGACGTCGTCTGGGGCAACGCCAACGGCGCGGGCGAGGACAACCGCAACGTGGGCCGGATGGCCGCGCTGCTGGCCGGGCTGCCGGTGACCGTCCCGGCCACCACGGTGAACCGGTTGTGCGGGTCGAGCCTCGACGCCGCCATGATCGGCTCGCGGACCATCGAGAGCGGCGACGCCGGCATCGTCGTCACCGGGGGCGTGGAGTCGATGACGCGGGCCCCTTGGGTGCTGCCCAAGCCCTCGCGTGCCTTCCCCGCCGGAGACATGACCGCGGTCTCCACCACGCTCGGCTGGCGGCTGGTGAACCCGCGCATGCCCCAGGAGTGGACGGTCTCGCTGGGCGAGGCCAACGAGCAGCTGCGGGAGAGGTTCTCCATCTCGCGCGAACGGCAGGACGCCTTCGCCGCGCGCTCCCACGTGCTGGCCGACGCGGCCTGGAACGCCGGGTTCTACGACGACCTGGTGATCCCCGTCGAGGACGCCGGCCTCACCCGCGACGAGGGCATCAGGCCCGGCACGACGCCGGAGATCCTCGCCGGGCTCAAGCCGGCCTTCCGCCCCGACGGCACCATCACGGCCGGCAACGCCTCCCCGCTGAACGACGGGGCCTCCGCGGTCGTGCTCGGCTCCGAGGCCGCCGCCGACCACGTCGGCGCCGACCCGATCGCCCGCGTCGCGGGCCGCGGAGCCACGGCGCTCGAACCCCAGATGTTCGGGTACGCGCCGGTCGAGGCCGCGAACCAGGCGCTGCGCCGGGCCGGCATCGGCTGGGACGACGTCGGCGCCGTGGAGCTCAACGAGGCGTTCGCCGTCCAGTCGCTCGTGTGCCTGGACGCCTGGAAGATCGACCCCGAGATCGTCAACACCAAGGGCGGCGCCATCGCGATCGGCCACCCTCTGGGCGCCTCCGGCGGGCGCGTCCTCGGCACGCTCGCCCAGGTGCTGCGCGAACGCCGCGAGCGCTGGGGCGTCGCCGCCATCTGCATCGGCGTCGGCCAGGGCCTGGCCGTCGTCCTCGAGAACGTGAGCGCCTCATGA
- a CDS encoding 3-oxoacid CoA-transferase subunit A translates to MTAVFTDHDEAVAGIEDGATVLIGGFGLAGMPVQLIDALIRQGATDLTVVSNNAGNGDTGLAALLAAGRVRKMICSFPRQSDSWVFDGLYRAGKIELEVVPQGTLAERMRAAGAGIGAFYCPTGVGTPLAEGKETRTIDGRDHVLEYPIKGDVALIAAHVGDRMGNLVYRKTARNFGPVMATAATLTIAQVHDVVETGGLDPEAVVTPCVYVDRILDLKSDRTEDPSTTEATS, encoded by the coding sequence ATGACCGCCGTGTTCACCGACCACGACGAGGCCGTCGCCGGGATCGAGGACGGCGCCACGGTCCTCATCGGCGGCTTCGGGCTGGCCGGCATGCCCGTCCAGCTCATCGACGCGCTCATCCGGCAGGGCGCGACGGACCTGACCGTCGTCAGCAACAACGCGGGCAACGGCGACACCGGCCTGGCCGCGCTGCTGGCCGCCGGGCGGGTCCGCAAGATGATCTGCTCGTTCCCGCGCCAGAGCGATTCGTGGGTCTTCGACGGCCTCTACCGGGCGGGGAAGATCGAGCTGGAGGTCGTCCCGCAGGGCACCCTCGCCGAGCGCATGCGCGCGGCCGGCGCCGGCATCGGCGCCTTCTACTGCCCCACCGGCGTCGGCACGCCGCTCGCCGAGGGCAAGGAGACGCGCACCATCGACGGCCGTGACCACGTGCTGGAGTACCCGATCAAGGGTGACGTCGCCCTCATCGCCGCCCACGTGGGCGACCGGATGGGCAACCTCGTCTACCGCAAGACGGCGCGCAACTTCGGCCCCGTCATGGCCACCGCCGCCACCCTGACGATCGCGCAGGTACACGACGTCGTGGAAACCGGCGGCCTGGACCCCGAGGCCGTGGTCACCCCGTGCGTCTACGTCGACCGAATCCTCGACCTGAAGAGCGACCGAACCGAGGACCCGAGCACCACGGAGGCGACGTCGTGA
- a CDS encoding 3-oxoacid CoA-transferase subunit B yields the protein MNTVEHLDRGALNRDELAALVARDIPRGSFVNLGIGQPTMVADHLQAGSGVVLHTENGMLGMGPAAHGDDIDPDLINAGKIPVTELPGASYFHHADSFAMMRGGHLDVCVLGAFQVSARGDLANWHTGAPDAIPAVGGAMDLATGAKQVFVMMTLFAKDGTPKLVPECTYPLTGLACVSRLYTDQAVFHIGPDGITVAETYGTTAHDLASRLDVPLRTLPE from the coding sequence GTGAACACGGTGGAACACCTCGACCGCGGCGCGCTGAACCGTGACGAACTCGCCGCCCTCGTCGCCCGCGACATCCCGCGGGGCTCTTTCGTGAACCTCGGCATCGGCCAGCCCACGATGGTCGCCGACCACCTCCAGGCCGGCTCCGGGGTCGTCCTGCACACCGAGAACGGCATGCTCGGCATGGGCCCGGCCGCCCACGGCGACGACATCGACCCCGACCTGATCAACGCCGGCAAGATCCCCGTCACCGAGCTGCCGGGCGCGTCGTACTTCCACCACGCCGACTCGTTCGCGATGATGCGCGGCGGCCACCTCGACGTGTGCGTGCTCGGCGCCTTCCAGGTCTCCGCGCGCGGCGACCTGGCCAACTGGCACACCGGCGCGCCCGACGCCATCCCCGCCGTCGGCGGCGCCATGGACCTGGCCACCGGCGCCAAGCAGGTGTTCGTCATGATGACGCTCTTCGCCAAGGACGGCACGCCCAAGCTCGTCCCCGAATGCACCTACCCGCTCACCGGCCTGGCCTGCGTAAGCCGCCTCTACACCGACCAGGCGGTCTTCCACATCGGCCCGGACGGCATCACCGTCGCCGAAACCTACGGCACGACCGCCCACGACCTCGCCTCCCGCCTGGACGTCCCCCTGCGCACCCTGCCCGAGTGA